The Nocardia arthritidis genome has a window encoding:
- a CDS encoding cation:proton antiporter, translated as MQETALAFIELGAVLFALGMMGRVAGRFGVSPIPLYLLGGLAFGKGGIIELDAADQFAHLAGEIGVVLLLLLLGLEYTAAELMTGLRRSWAAGLVDIVANATPGAVVALMLGWGLNGAITMAGVTYISSSGIVAKVLNDLGRLGNRETPVILSILVFEDLAMAAYLPILTTVLAGLSFLTGLKAVAIALVTVTVVLVVALRYGRYVSAIVDSADREVFLLKLLGAALLVAGVASSLNVSAAVGAFLLGIAISGSTAHEATKLLEPLRDLFAAIFFVAFGFGTDPRAIPPVLGWAVALAILTVLTKTATGWWAASRQGIRRMGRARAGAALIARGEFSIVIAGLAVASGTVSGDLAALASAYVLLMAILGPVAARLVEPVVQLAQRRIRPTVDS; from the coding sequence GTGCAGGAAACCGCGCTCGCCTTCATAGAGCTCGGAGCGGTCCTCTTCGCCCTCGGAATGATGGGGCGAGTAGCAGGTCGCTTCGGCGTGTCCCCGATTCCGCTCTACCTACTCGGCGGCCTCGCCTTCGGTAAGGGCGGCATCATCGAACTCGACGCCGCCGACCAATTCGCCCATCTCGCGGGCGAAATCGGCGTCGTCCTACTGCTTTTGCTGCTCGGCCTGGAATACACGGCCGCCGAGTTGATGACCGGTCTGCGCCGCTCCTGGGCGGCGGGTCTGGTCGACATCGTCGCCAACGCGACACCGGGAGCGGTGGTCGCGCTGATGCTCGGCTGGGGCCTCAACGGCGCCATCACGATGGCCGGGGTCACCTATATCTCGTCATCCGGGATCGTGGCCAAGGTGCTCAACGATCTCGGGCGGCTCGGTAACCGGGAAACCCCGGTGATCCTGTCGATCCTGGTATTCGAGGATCTGGCGATGGCGGCCTATCTGCCGATCCTCACCACCGTCCTGGCCGGGCTCAGCTTCCTCACCGGGTTGAAGGCGGTGGCCATCGCGCTGGTCACGGTCACCGTGGTGCTCGTGGTGGCGTTGCGGTACGGCCGCTACGTATCCGCGATCGTCGACAGCGCCGACCGCGAGGTGTTCCTGCTCAAGCTGCTCGGCGCGGCGCTGCTGGTGGCCGGCGTCGCCTCCTCGTTGAACGTGTCGGCGGCGGTCGGCGCGTTCCTGCTCGGCATCGCCATCTCCGGTTCGACGGCGCACGAGGCGACGAAACTGCTGGAGCCGCTGCGGGATCTGTTCGCGGCGATCTTCTTCGTCGCCTTCGGTTTCGGCACCGATCCGCGTGCCATACCGCCGGTGCTCGGCTGGGCGGTCGCGCTGGCGATCCTGACCGTGCTGACCAAGACGGCGACCGGATGGTGGGCGGCCAGCAGGCAGGGCATCCGGCGGATGGGCCGGGCCCGCGCGGGCGCCGCGTTGATCGCGCGCGGCGAATTCTCCATCGTCATCGCCGGATTGGCGGTGGCCTCCGGCACCGTCAGCGGTGATCTGGCGGCGCTCGCCTCGGCCTACGTCCTGCTGATGGCGATACTGGGTCCGGTCGCCGCGCGCCTGGTCGAGCCGGTCGTGCAGTTGGCGCAGCGGCGGATA
- a CDS encoding cation:proton antiporter regulatory subunit: protein MNVDVTALPGIGVRKDFQVRSGRRIGVVDHRDGAIDLIVSKSDDPDACAAQIQLTSDEAAVLANLLGAPQLVAQLREDHRDLPGITTRQLPIAESSPYAGRTLGETQMRTRTKVSIVAVMRAGQLHPSPGPDFTFADDDLLVVVGTPDGLDAAAKILTHG from the coding sequence GTGAACGTCGACGTGACCGCTTTGCCCGGAATTGGTGTGCGGAAGGACTTCCAGGTGCGGTCCGGCCGCCGGATCGGCGTGGTGGACCACCGCGACGGCGCCATCGATCTCATAGTCTCCAAATCCGACGACCCGGATGCCTGCGCCGCACAGATCCAGCTGACCTCCGACGAGGCCGCGGTGCTCGCCAACCTGCTCGGTGCGCCGCAGCTGGTGGCCCAGCTGCGCGAGGACCACCGCGACCTACCCGGGATCACCACCCGCCAGCTACCCATCGCCGAGAGCTCGCCGTATGCGGGACGCACCCTCGGCGAAACCCAGATGCGAACCAGGACAAAGGTATCCATCGTCGCGGTGATGCGCGCCGGGCAGTTGCATCCGTCGCCGGGCCCCGATTTCACCTTCGCCGACGATGATCTGCTCGTGGTGGTCGGCACACCCGACGGACTCGACGCGGCCGCGAAGATCCTGACCCACGGCTGA
- a CDS encoding sensor histidine kinase: MRHWSELPETARDAVGALATFLGGTALYLAHLSTMTNRGEGIPLTVRLALLAAVCVATFFRRRKALWAMLGGLIPLALDTYLGPTVSVWVIYADLIYAAVLYAGPRASRIVAVAWFIFSGAMVLLTLVLTQDMRAVAAAVIAVFSFVGTPIWWANSVRTHKEVADAERARLQAMTTIAELDRRAAIADERKTMARDLHDVIAGHLSAIAIQSEAALGVLARIDVDPKMAGILGAIRANSVGALQEMRTMIGLLRSDDGGEDIAAPRGLDQLPILVDAARSAGVAVRIHRDPATVAPPRAVDQAAYRIIQEALTNAMKHAPGSPVDIDIRTEDSTLTLTVRNPLGAVRDRPGDSPRHGLVNMRERATALSGTFTAGADSGVWRVSATLPLSVTADSDENARETA; encoded by the coding sequence GTGAGGCATTGGTCGGAGTTGCCCGAGACGGCGCGGGACGCTGTTGGTGCGCTGGCGACGTTCCTCGGCGGCACCGCACTGTATCTCGCCCACCTGTCCACGATGACCAATCGCGGCGAGGGCATACCGCTCACCGTGCGGCTCGCCCTTCTGGCCGCGGTCTGCGTCGCCACCTTCTTCCGGCGGCGAAAAGCGTTGTGGGCCATGCTCGGCGGGCTCATCCCGTTGGCGCTGGACACCTACCTCGGCCCGACGGTGTCGGTATGGGTCATCTACGCCGATCTGATCTACGCGGCCGTGCTGTACGCCGGGCCACGCGCGTCCAGGATCGTCGCGGTGGCCTGGTTCATTTTCTCCGGCGCCATGGTGCTGCTCACACTGGTGCTGACGCAGGATATGCGTGCCGTCGCGGCGGCGGTGATCGCGGTGTTCAGCTTCGTCGGCACGCCGATCTGGTGGGCGAATTCGGTGCGCACGCACAAGGAGGTCGCCGATGCCGAAAGGGCCCGGCTACAGGCCATGACCACGATCGCCGAATTGGACCGGCGCGCCGCCATCGCCGACGAGCGCAAGACGATGGCCCGCGACCTGCACGACGTGATCGCCGGGCATCTGTCGGCGATAGCCATCCAGTCCGAGGCGGCGCTTGGCGTGCTGGCCCGCATCGACGTGGATCCGAAGATGGCGGGCATCCTCGGGGCGATCCGCGCCAACAGCGTCGGCGCGCTGCAGGAGATGCGCACCATGATCGGGCTGCTGCGCAGCGACGACGGCGGCGAGGACATCGCCGCGCCGCGCGGGCTGGACCAGCTGCCGATCCTGGTGGACGCGGCGCGGTCGGCGGGCGTCGCCGTGCGGATCCACCGCGATCCGGCCACCGTCGCACCGCCGCGCGCGGTGGATCAGGCCGCGTACCGGATCATTCAGGAGGCGTTGACCAACGCCATGAAACACGCGCCGGGCAGCCCGGTGGACATCGATATCCGGACGGAGGATTCGACTTTGACCCTGACGGTGCGCAATCCCCTTGGCGCGGTGCGCGATAGACCGGGCGACAGCCCTCGGCACGGCCTGGTGAATATGCGCGAGCGGGCCACCGCGTTGAGCGGAACCTTCACGGCCGGGGCGGATTCCGGAGTCTGGCGGGTGAGCGCGACACTGCCGCTTTCGGTTACCGCCGATTCCGATGAAAATGCCAGGGAGACGGCATGA